One Algibacter sp. L3A6 genomic region harbors:
- the hemA gene encoding glutamyl-tRNA reductase: protein MHKYNVSKSNYFYAIGLSYKKADADIRGHFSLSEEGKLALLNQAKENNIESLVVTSTCNRTEIYGFAQHPFQLIKLLCDNTRGTVEEFQEVAYIYKNKEAISHMFRVGSGLDSQILGDFEIISQLKISAKLSRKHGLLNPFSERLINAVIQASKRIKNETEISSGATSVSFASVQYIFNEVEDITNKNILLFGTGKIGRNTCENLVKHTKNEHITLINRTKTKAEQIAGKFNLLVKDYSNLQEEITDSDILIVATGAQRPTIDKHIIQSNKPLLILDLSIPKNVDENVLELEGVKLVHLDHLSQITDRTLEARKQHIPSAEAIIEEVKEEFNGWLETRKFAPTIKALKHKLNDFATAELDTQRKKISDFNESQAEIISNNIIQKITNHFAHHLKDDDVSTDESLELIKKVFQLEPSTKNV from the coding sequence ATGCACAAGTATAACGTTTCGAAAAGTAATTACTTTTATGCTATTGGTTTAAGTTACAAAAAAGCCGATGCAGATATTCGTGGACATTTTAGTCTAAGCGAAGAAGGTAAACTTGCACTTTTAAATCAAGCCAAAGAAAATAACATTGAAAGTCTGGTGGTAACTTCCACTTGTAACAGAACTGAAATTTACGGTTTTGCACAACATCCCTTTCAACTTATTAAATTGCTTTGCGATAATACACGTGGTACTGTTGAAGAATTTCAAGAGGTTGCTTACATATACAAAAACAAGGAAGCTATATCGCACATGTTTCGTGTAGGTTCTGGTTTAGACAGCCAAATTCTTGGTGATTTCGAAATTATAAGTCAATTAAAAATTAGCGCTAAACTTTCAAGAAAACACGGATTACTTAATCCTTTTTCTGAAAGATTAATAAATGCTGTAATACAAGCGAGCAAACGTATTAAAAATGAAACTGAAATTTCATCTGGAGCCACTTCGGTTTCTTTTGCTTCGGTACAATACATTTTTAATGAAGTTGAAGATATTACCAATAAAAACATTCTACTCTTCGGAACAGGGAAAATTGGTAGAAACACTTGCGAAAACTTAGTTAAACATACTAAAAACGAACATATCACTTTAATAAATAGAACGAAAACGAAGGCTGAACAAATAGCCGGAAAATTCAATTTATTAGTTAAAGATTATTCTAACTTACAAGAAGAAATAACCGACTCGGATATTTTAATTGTAGCTACCGGAGCGCAACGCCCTACTATTGATAAACATATTATACAAAGCAACAAACCGCTTTTAATTTTAGATTTATCAATTCCTAAAAATGTAGACGAAAACGTATTAGAACTAGAAGGTGTTAAACTGGTACATTTAGATCATTTATCTCAAATTACTGATAGAACTCTAGAAGCTAGAAAGCAACATATTCCTTCCGCGGAAGCGATTATAGAAGAAGTAAAAGAAGAATTTAACGGTTGGTTAGAAACCAGAAAGTTTGCGCCAACTATTAAAGCTCTTAAACATAAACTGAACGATTTTGCAACGGCAGAATTAGATACGCAACGTAAAAAAATATCCGATTTTAACGAATCGCAAGCCGAAATAATCAGCAACAATATCATTCAGAAAATTACAAATCATTTTGCGCATCATTTAAAAGATGATGACGTTTCTACAGACGAAAGTCTTGAACTTATTAAAAAAGTGTTCCAATTAGAACCTTCTACAAAAAATGTCTAA
- a CDS encoding helix-turn-helix transcriptional regulator, which yields MNKNNAEDTSKSNAQRSFLETEVGEGFVVLMYKNDESETQNIVKDIHSDFIQFHFCVKGSSQFVFNEGRYTLNILEENSLLLYNPQRDLPINLKIEPNSWMVSILISIKKFHGLFSQEAGYITFLSDDNKDKKYYKDGVITPSMAIVLNQLINYNLNLSIKNLYFKGKAYELLSLYFNRNEDADVEQCPFLVDETNVIKIRKAKDIVISRIAEPPSLQELADEIGLNIKKLKEGFKQIYGDSVFSFLFDYKMEVARKLLEAGNDNVNEVGLKVGYSTSSHFIAAFKKKYGTTPKKYVMSLTT from the coding sequence ATGAATAAAAATAACGCTGAAGACACCAGTAAAAGTAACGCTCAAAGGTCGTTTTTGGAGACAGAAGTTGGCGAGGGGTTTGTGGTTTTAATGTATAAAAATGATGAGAGCGAAACGCAAAACATTGTAAAAGATATACATAGCGACTTTATACAATTTCACTTTTGTGTAAAAGGTTCTAGCCAGTTTGTTTTTAACGAAGGGCGCTACACTTTAAATATTCTAGAAGAGAACTCTTTGCTGTTATATAACCCACAGCGCGATTTACCAATTAATCTTAAAATTGAACCAAACTCTTGGATGGTTTCTATATTGATTTCAATTAAGAAATTCCATGGTTTGTTTTCTCAAGAGGCTGGTTATATCACTTTTTTAAGTGATGATAATAAGGATAAAAAGTATTATAAAGATGGTGTTATTACGCCTTCTATGGCTATTGTTTTAAATCAGTTGATAAATTATAATCTCAACCTTTCAATAAAAAACTTATATTTCAAAGGTAAAGCGTATGAACTTTTAAGTTTGTATTTCAATAGGAATGAAGATGCCGATGTTGAGCAATGTCCGTTTTTGGTAGATGAAACTAATGTTATAAAAATTAGAAAAGCAAAAGATATTGTGATTTCTAGAATTGCAGAGCCGCCAAGTTTACAAGAACTTGCTGATGAAATAGGATTAAATATTAAAAAATTAAAAGAAGGCTTTAAGCAAATTTATGGCGATTCAGTTTTTAGCTTTTTATTCGACTATAAGATGGAAGTTGCTAGAAAGTTGTTAGAAGCCGGTAACGATAATGTAAATGAAGTTGGTTTAAAAGTAGGTTATAGCACATCGAGTCATTTTATAGCGGCTTTTAAAAAGAAATATGGCACCACACCAAAAAAATATGTGATGTCTTTAACAACGTAA